In Halogeometricum sp. S1BR25-6, a single genomic region encodes these proteins:
- a CDS encoding HalX domain-containing protein produces the protein MSADQPLVLIVEDEPDLADLYATWLRENCRVRVAYGGHEALDQLDGDVDVVLLDRRMPDLSGDEALAEIRNRGFECRVAMVTAVEPDFDIVAMGFDDYLVKPVSKEALEETVDNLLLRNSYNDGVQELFSLASKKALLESEKEAATLEENDEYRELDARLSELRADLDETLRQFDEERDIAAVYRDLGDNSAFEDLESEN, from the coding sequence ATGAGTGCTGACCAGCCGCTCGTGCTCATCGTCGAAGATGAGCCGGACCTCGCCGACCTGTACGCAACGTGGCTCAGAGAGAACTGTCGTGTCCGCGTCGCCTACGGCGGTCACGAGGCGCTCGACCAACTCGACGGAGACGTCGACGTCGTCCTCCTCGACCGCCGCATGCCGGACCTCTCCGGAGACGAAGCCCTCGCGGAGATACGGAACCGCGGTTTCGAGTGCCGCGTCGCGATGGTGACGGCCGTCGAACCGGATTTCGACATCGTCGCCATGGGCTTCGACGACTACCTCGTCAAACCCGTCTCGAAGGAGGCCCTCGAAGAGACGGTCGACAACCTCCTCCTGAGGAACTCCTACAACGACGGCGTCCAGGAACTGTTCTCGCTCGCCTCGAAGAAGGCCCTCCTCGAATCGGAGAAGGAGGCGGCCACCTTGGAGGAGAACGACGAGTACCGCGAACTCGACGCGCGCCTCTCGGAACTCCGCGCGGACCTCGACGAGACCCTCCGTCAGTTCGACGAGGAACGCGACATCGCGGCCGTCTACCGCGACCTCGGCGACAACTCCGCGTTCGAGGACCTCGAAAGCGAGAACTGA
- a CDS encoding TrmB family transcriptional regulator, with the protein MNSTELRDALEDAGLSQYQAEAYNTLLQLGTASATELADACAVPTARIYDVLRDLEAKGYIETYEQDSLHARACDPETVLEDLRGRATMLETAADEIEDRWEAPEVDPHMLSIVKRFDTVLQRAASFIREAESEVQLSATPEQYENLRPALREAYRNDAIVKVSLHTDPDTDLSAFDAADFEGVVTEARHRTLPAPFVLLVDRTGTCFAPHANSLNQYGVLVDDYTLTYVFHWYFQTCLWEVWDTIYAEGDDDPPFVFADIRRCVRTIEPYFSAGATVRASVAGFDTETGEAVDLSGDVVELRYSGAAETDGTPPLSQLAGQVCFTLRTNGGSYSVGGWGAVLEEVEATRVTITDVAK; encoded by the coding sequence ATGAACTCCACGGAGTTGCGTGACGCCCTCGAAGACGCTGGGCTCTCGCAGTACCAAGCGGAGGCGTACAACACTCTCCTGCAGTTGGGTACCGCCAGCGCCACCGAACTGGCCGACGCCTGCGCGGTTCCCACCGCGCGCATCTACGACGTGCTCAGGGACCTGGAGGCGAAGGGGTACATCGAGACGTACGAGCAGGACAGCCTCCACGCGCGGGCGTGCGACCCCGAGACCGTTCTGGAGGACCTCCGCGGCCGCGCCACGATGCTGGAGACGGCGGCCGACGAGATAGAGGACCGCTGGGAGGCGCCCGAAGTCGACCCGCACATGCTGAGCATCGTCAAGCGGTTCGACACGGTGCTCCAGCGCGCCGCGTCGTTCATCCGCGAGGCGGAGAGCGAGGTGCAACTGTCGGCGACGCCCGAACAGTACGAGAACCTCCGGCCCGCGCTCCGGGAGGCGTACCGCAACGACGCCATCGTGAAAGTGTCGCTCCACACCGACCCCGACACCGACCTGTCGGCGTTCGACGCCGCCGACTTCGAGGGCGTCGTCACCGAGGCGCGACACCGGACGCTTCCGGCGCCGTTCGTCCTCCTCGTCGACCGGACCGGAACCTGCTTCGCGCCGCACGCGAACTCGCTGAACCAGTACGGCGTGCTGGTCGACGACTACACGCTCACGTACGTCTTCCACTGGTACTTCCAGACCTGCCTGTGGGAGGTGTGGGACACTATCTACGCCGAGGGCGACGACGACCCGCCGTTCGTCTTCGCCGACATCAGGCGGTGTGTCCGCACCATCGAACCCTACTTCTCGGCGGGAGCGACCGTCCGCGCCTCGGTAGCGGGGTTCGACACCGAGACCGGCGAGGCCGTCGACCTCTCCGGGGACGTCGTCGAACTCCGCTACTCGGGCGCGGCGGAGACGGACGGGACGCCCCCCCTCTCGCAGTTGGCCGGACAGGTGTGTTTCACTCTTCGGACCAACGGAGGGTCCTACAGCGTCGGCGGATGGGGCGCCGTTCTCGAAGAGGTAGAGGCGACGCGCGTGACGATTACCGACGTGGCGAAGTGA
- the guaB gene encoding IMP dehydrogenase, with the protein MANDVPDRESFSEKLRVPEALTFDDVLLRPMESRVEPDEADVSTVVSKNVELNLPVLSAAMDTVTESGMAIGMAREGGLGVLHQNMNTETMVTQIERVKRADELVIRRENVVTARPSQTISEVDEMMERQGVSGAPVVDEDDEVLGIISGTDIRPYLEVGESDAVREAMTDEVITAGRDLNARDALELMYDHKIERVPVVDDEGRLVGLVTMQGILQRREHENAARDDDGRLVCGVAVGPFESDRAAAADEAGADILFIDCAHAHNLNVLDSAREIKQSVEADVVVGNVGTREAAEAAVDFADGLKVGIGPGSICTTRVVSGAGMPQITAVAEVADVAAPEGVPVIADGGIRYSGDAIKAIAAGADAVMLGSYFAGTEEAPGRVITMNGKKYKQYRGMGSVGAMKSGGGERYLKDADEDEEFVPEGVEAATPYKGTLASELHQLVGGMRSGMGYVGAETLPGFKERAEFIRVSSAGQTEGHPHDVMITDEAPNYSPQNE; encoded by the coding sequence ATGGCGAACGACGTTCCGGACCGAGAGTCCTTCTCCGAGAAACTGCGCGTACCAGAGGCACTGACGTTCGACGACGTACTGCTCCGTCCGATGGAGAGTCGGGTTGAACCCGACGAGGCGGACGTGTCGACGGTCGTCTCGAAGAACGTCGAACTGAACCTCCCCGTGCTCTCGGCGGCCATGGACACCGTCACCGAGAGCGGCATGGCTATCGGAATGGCTCGCGAGGGTGGTCTCGGCGTTCTCCACCAGAACATGAACACGGAGACGATGGTGACGCAGATAGAGCGCGTGAAGCGCGCCGACGAACTCGTCATCCGCCGCGAGAACGTCGTGACCGCTCGTCCGTCCCAGACCATCAGCGAGGTGGACGAGATGATGGAGCGCCAGGGCGTCTCCGGCGCCCCCGTCGTCGACGAGGACGATGAGGTGCTCGGCATCATTTCCGGCACCGACATCCGCCCGTACCTCGAAGTCGGCGAGTCCGACGCCGTCCGCGAGGCGATGACGGACGAGGTCATCACGGCCGGCCGCGACCTGAACGCCCGCGACGCCCTCGAACTCATGTACGACCACAAGATAGAGCGCGTCCCCGTCGTCGACGACGAGGGGCGCCTCGTCGGTCTGGTGACGATGCAGGGCATCCTCCAACGACGGGAGCACGAGAACGCCGCGCGCGACGACGACGGCCGCCTCGTCTGCGGCGTCGCCGTCGGCCCGTTCGAGTCCGACCGCGCGGCGGCGGCCGACGAAGCCGGCGCCGACATCCTGTTCATCGACTGCGCGCACGCACACAACCTCAACGTGCTCGACAGCGCCCGCGAGATAAAACAGTCCGTCGAGGCGGACGTCGTCGTCGGCAACGTCGGTACCCGCGAGGCCGCCGAGGCGGCCGTCGACTTCGCCGACGGTCTGAAGGTCGGCATCGGCCCCGGTTCCATCTGCACCACCCGCGTCGTCTCCGGCGCCGGGATGCCGCAGATAACCGCCGTCGCCGAAGTCGCCGACGTGGCCGCCCCCGAGGGCGTGCCGGTCATCGCCGACGGGGGCATCCGCTACTCCGGCGACGCCATCAAGGCCATCGCCGCCGGCGCCGACGCCGTCATGCTCGGGTCGTACTTCGCGGGCACCGAGGAGGCGCCCGGCCGCGTCATCACGATGAACGGCAAGAAGTACAAGCAGTACCGCGGCATGGGCTCCGTCGGCGCGATGAAGTCCGGCGGCGGCGAGCGGTACCTCAAGGACGCCGACGAGGACGAGGAGTTCGTCCCCGAGGGCGTCGAGGCGGCGACGCCGTACAAGGGGACGCTCGCCTCCGAACTCCACCAACTCGTCGGCGGCATGCGCTCGGGCATGGGCTACGTCGGCGCCGAGACGCTCCCCGGGTTCAAAGAACGCGCCGAGTTCATCCGCGTCTCCAGCGCCGGACAGACTGAGGGTCACCCCCACGACGTGATGATCACCGACGAGGCGCCCAACTACAGCCCGCAGAACGAGTAA
- a CDS encoding DUF5794 domain-containing protein yields the protein MSVSQHPVALRLEQQVGGATRLLATVMALPLVDGIFPALVIAGAMSTPVGILQTGLLIFGGSATVAVILAEMEGTRREQVTSILLIAAVLLPVAGLEAVFARTLQTVLNFDVFHRFAGLVILAVAAKTASSEVGEKLPSPSVIIGLGLVASFDPSNPELILNLDGEMLTTVTHAVAAAGTGVAFALSVALLAPRLRGAVDIDRFRFGSSVALGMLALDVLGVLPSQRPIALGVLAVTALFAYDRSAGDDSAAEADADDGPSPAEDVPAAPATAATVADGGGHDRPEPTRDDSDDAASDAGYGYPSDSDSRAPWL from the coding sequence ATGAGCGTCTCACAGCACCCCGTCGCGCTCCGCCTGGAGCAACAGGTCGGCGGCGCGACGCGTCTGCTCGCGACGGTCATGGCGCTACCGCTCGTCGACGGCATCTTCCCGGCGCTCGTCATCGCGGGCGCGATGAGCACTCCCGTCGGCATCCTCCAGACCGGGCTGCTCATCTTCGGCGGGTCGGCCACCGTCGCGGTCATCCTCGCGGAGATGGAGGGGACCCGCCGCGAGCAGGTCACCTCGATACTCCTCATCGCCGCCGTCCTGCTCCCCGTCGCGGGGTTGGAGGCGGTGTTCGCGAGGACGCTGCAGACGGTGTTGAACTTCGACGTGTTCCACCGGTTCGCCGGATTGGTCATCCTCGCCGTCGCGGCGAAGACGGCCTCCTCGGAGGTCGGCGAGAAGCTTCCGTCCCCGAGCGTCATCATCGGCCTCGGGTTGGTCGCGAGCTTCGACCCCTCGAACCCGGAGCTGATACTGAACCTCGACGGGGAGATGCTGACGACCGTCACGCACGCCGTCGCGGCGGCCGGAACGGGCGTCGCCTTCGCGCTCTCCGTCGCGCTGCTCGCCCCGCGTCTGCGCGGCGCGGTCGACATCGACCGCTTCCGCTTCGGAAGCTCCGTGGCCCTCGGAATGCTGGCGCTGGACGTGCTCGGCGTGCTCCCGTCGCAGCGCCCCATCGCGCTGGGCGTCCTCGCCGTGACCGCGTTGTTCGCCTACGACCGTTCGGCCGGCGACGACTCGGCGGCCGAGGCGGACGCCGACGACGGCCCGTCGCCCGCGGAGGACGTGCCCGCCGCTCCCGCCACCGCCGCCACCGTCGCGGACGGCGGGGGCCACGACCGTCCGGAACCGACCCGCGACGATTCGGACGACGCAGCCTCGGACGCCGGCTACGGCTATCCCAGCGACAGCGATTCGCGCGCGCCGTGGCTCTGA
- a CDS encoding DUF5795 family protein: protein MSNRVVEGRMVTPERLAELVEGEKPLEAEPIEDADRECPDCGGNVISVGYMPSVTEFVTAYKCQDCEWAETDRD, encoded by the coding sequence ATGAGCAATCGCGTCGTCGAAGGACGGATGGTGACGCCGGAGCGACTCGCGGAACTGGTCGAAGGCGAGAAACCCCTCGAAGCGGAGCCCATCGAGGACGCCGACCGGGAGTGCCCCGACTGCGGCGGCAACGTCATCTCGGTGGGGTACATGCCGAGCGTGACGGAGTTCGTGACGGCCTACAAGTGTCAGGACTGCGAGTGGGCCGAGACCGACCGCGATTGA
- a CDS encoding GTP cyclohydrolase III: MTNTQLSLIQIDNYGPWTVTPEPRREMDLQTLQSRLFADLAQFVGSRDGYVFFTRFDNMVAVTNGLDDADHELLQETIGNRYPVTISLGVGVDPSPIEALEASTAGLQTAGSAQDGDRREVLSGSTLPDAERAVEDLQIAHFDVNDATGKYTDRLNEFDSFIQIEQGYATLMRYLREEDGALSFFVGGDNIISICPAMTEEDYRDAIRHVGEEAGVELKVGVGTGATAHDAGFAAKHALEVCREDGTDVEFDRPHAELAD; the protein is encoded by the coding sequence GTGACGAATACGCAGCTCTCGTTAATTCAGATAGACAACTACGGTCCGTGGACCGTCACCCCGGAGCCGCGCCGAGAGATGGACCTCCAGACGCTCCAGTCGCGGCTGTTCGCGGACCTCGCGCAGTTCGTCGGGAGCCGGGACGGCTACGTCTTCTTCACCCGCTTCGACAACATGGTGGCCGTCACGAACGGCCTCGACGACGCGGACCACGAACTGCTGCAGGAGACCATCGGCAACCGCTATCCGGTGACGATAAGCCTCGGCGTCGGCGTCGACCCCTCGCCCATCGAGGCGCTCGAAGCGAGCACCGCCGGCCTCCAGACGGCCGGCAGCGCGCAGGACGGCGACCGCCGCGAGGTGCTCTCGGGGAGCACTCTTCCGGACGCCGAACGCGCGGTCGAGGACCTCCAGATCGCCCACTTCGACGTGAACGACGCGACGGGCAAGTACACCGACCGACTCAACGAGTTCGACTCGTTCATCCAGATCGAGCAGGGCTACGCGACGCTGATGCGCTACCTCCGCGAGGAGGACGGCGCGCTCTCCTTTTTCGTCGGCGGCGACAACATCATCTCCATCTGTCCGGCCATGACCGAGGAGGACTACCGTGACGCGATTCGCCACGTCGGCGAGGAGGCCGGCGTCGAACTCAAAGTCGGCGTCGGCACCGGGGCCACGGCGCACGACGCCGGATTCGCGGCGAAGCACGCCCTCGAAGTCTGCCGCGAAGACGGGACCGACGTGGAGTTCGACCGCCCCCACGCTGAACTGGCCGACTGA
- a CDS encoding HAD-IIA family hydrolase, whose product MNFRGVVLDVDGTVVRGDELIPGARDGLDALAAAGVTRVFVSNNPTKPPEAYVDRFAGVGVEVSPEEVITAGSVTARYLREERPDDDLYVVGESGLVDILTDAGLSVVGADDSPDALVASIDHEFDYDAMCQALWTLSDDDVGFVGTDPDVVIPAVGRDVPGSGAVINAIAGVAEREPDAVLGKPSETAREMALERLGVPAESVLVVGDRLNTDIALGERAGMTTALVKTGVTDDDTLAASSVTPDYVLDSLGEVGRLLEEA is encoded by the coding sequence ATGAACTTCCGAGGCGTCGTCCTCGACGTGGACGGCACGGTGGTGCGCGGGGACGAACTGATTCCGGGCGCGCGGGACGGACTGGACGCCCTCGCGGCCGCCGGGGTGACGCGCGTGTTCGTCTCGAACAATCCGACGAAACCCCCGGAAGCGTACGTCGACCGCTTCGCCGGCGTCGGCGTCGAGGTGTCGCCCGAGGAGGTGATCACCGCCGGGTCGGTGACGGCCCGGTACCTCCGCGAGGAACGACCCGACGACGACCTGTACGTCGTCGGCGAATCGGGCTTAGTGGACATCCTCACCGACGCCGGCCTCTCGGTCGTCGGCGCCGACGATTCGCCCGACGCACTGGTGGCGTCTATCGACCACGAGTTCGACTACGACGCGATGTGTCAGGCGCTCTGGACGCTGTCGGACGACGACGTGGGATTCGTCGGCACCGACCCGGACGTGGTCATCCCCGCCGTCGGACGCGACGTACCGGGGTCGGGGGCGGTTATCAACGCCATCGCGGGCGTCGCCGAACGCGAACCCGACGCGGTGCTCGGGAAACCCTCCGAGACGGCGCGCGAGATGGCGCTCGAACGCCTCGGCGTCCCGGCCGAATCCGTTCTCGTGGTCGGCGACAGACTCAACACCGACATCGCCCTCGGCGAGCGCGCGGGCATGACGACGGCGCTCGTGAAGACCGGCGTCACCGACGACGACACCCTCGCCGCGTCGTCGGTGACGCCCGACTACGTCCTCGATTCGCTCGGGGAGGTCGGTCGGTTGCTGGAGGAGGCGTAG
- a CDS encoding DJ-1/PfpI family protein, which translates to MGKKILMLVGDFVEDYETMVPFQALGAVGHEVDAVCPEKKAGETVKTAIHDFRGDQTYLEERGHDFEVTATFDDVDPADYDALVVPGGRAPEYLRTYDQVLDIVRHFFEEDKPVASLCHGPQILAAAGVLDGYEMTAYPAVRAEVEAAGCAWTDEVTVDGNLVTAQAWPDHPEWLAEFFDLLGTEVTDREAALADD; encoded by the coding sequence ATGGGCAAGAAGATACTCATGCTCGTCGGCGACTTCGTCGAGGACTACGAGACGATGGTACCGTTTCAGGCGCTCGGAGCCGTCGGCCACGAGGTGGACGCCGTCTGTCCCGAGAAGAAGGCCGGCGAGACGGTGAAAACCGCCATCCACGACTTCCGGGGCGACCAGACCTACCTGGAGGAACGCGGCCACGACTTCGAGGTGACTGCGACGTTCGACGACGTCGACCCCGCCGACTACGACGCCCTCGTCGTCCCCGGCGGCCGCGCACCCGAGTACCTCCGAACCTACGACCAGGTGCTCGATATCGTCCGGCACTTCTTCGAGGAGGACAAGCCGGTGGCGTCGCTCTGCCACGGACCGCAGATTCTCGCCGCCGCGGGCGTCCTCGACGGCTACGAGATGACGGCGTACCCCGCCGTCCGCGCCGAAGTCGAAGCGGCCGGGTGCGCGTGGACCGACGAGGTGACCGTCGACGGGAATCTCGTCACCGCGCAGGCGTGGCCCGACCACCCCGAGTGGTTGGCGGAGTTCTTCGACCTGCTCGGAACGGAAGTGACCGACCGGGAAGCCGCTCTCGCCGACGACTGA
- a CDS encoding OsmC family protein: MSDIETSTVSEEGFASTSQVGDFELTIDATGEEGPDPNQVLVADYASCFLPAFRVGANKTGHEDIGKVQIDADADINDDDDLEAIRFSVHVEEDVNDEDLDEIVSRAEDICHVHAALREGLHAEIEAHGDAF; the protein is encoded by the coding sequence ATGAGCGATATCGAAACTTCCACCGTCAGCGAAGAGGGCTTCGCCTCCACGAGTCAGGTCGGCGACTTCGAACTCACCATCGACGCCACGGGCGAGGAGGGTCCCGACCCGAACCAGGTGCTCGTCGCGGACTACGCGTCGTGCTTCCTGCCGGCCTTCCGCGTCGGCGCCAACAAGACGGGCCACGAGGACATCGGCAAGGTCCAGATCGACGCCGACGCCGACATCAACGACGACGACGACCTGGAAGCCATCCGCTTTTCCGTCCACGTGGAGGAGGACGTCAACGACGAGGACCTCGACGAAATCGTCTCCCGCGCCGAGGACATCTGTCACGTCCACGCTGCGCTCCGCGAGGGACTCCACGCCGAAATCGAAGCCCACGGCGACGCCTTCTAA
- a CDS encoding PGF-pre-PGF domain-containing protein: MKGNRGGGGVSGGGGVVVLLVLVMAVTGGITSASAAACSATEAVDCRLAGGSAAAESAARQTSPVGSAGIVGAPPPWGNGPGSNGPPEKTNDDGDEADEENEDGNDGANGASDADSPRGGDAPGNGHGASTGSSAQGDSPGSDDAPDRSGEGSERTGADAGRPTNATHSGEAAGNGSAGAAARAPPAAVPASVNLTARGRAADRDETVVNASVGEIRRNQRVSIDLDARRNALLNRSNASDVAISTIDLTPTRNGSFTMNLTTAERIEGSPEFETDDGAETLSHIRVDHSISNAEVNGTVEIGFEVSKARLGNESVAPENVALYRYENGSWTELPTDVVGETNETVRFRAASPGLSEFAAGAKRARFTVETVDVAVAEITVGDGVRVHVTVGNDGGADGEFLAQLILDGRPVEERSLTIAAGGQRQTLFDHAVVDAGEYEVRVNDVVAGSVVVRRPVEEGSTGGAETDESATEPAATDAKTTAPTVTGTDVASPVFHPTALVFVALASVVARVRRRR, from the coding sequence ATGAAGGGAAATCGCGGCGGGGGCGGGGTATCGGGTGGTGGAGGCGTCGTCGTCCTCCTCGTACTGGTGATGGCGGTGACCGGCGGTATCACGTCTGCGAGCGCCGCGGCGTGTTCGGCCACGGAGGCGGTGGACTGCCGACTCGCGGGCGGGTCGGCGGCCGCCGAATCCGCCGCTCGACAGACGTCGCCGGTCGGGTCGGCGGGCATCGTCGGCGCGCCGCCGCCGTGGGGAAACGGACCCGGTAGCAACGGACCGCCGGAAAAAACGAACGACGACGGCGACGAAGCCGACGAGGAGAACGAAGACGGGAACGACGGAGCAAACGGCGCGAGCGACGCCGATTCACCCCGAGGAGGTGACGCGCCGGGCAACGGCCACGGGGCCTCCACCGGGTCGTCTGCGCAGGGCGACTCCCCAGGGAGCGACGACGCCCCCGACCGAAGCGGCGAGGGGTCCGAACGAACGGGTGCCGACGCCGGCCGACCGACGAACGCGACTCACTCGGGCGAGGCCGCCGGGAACGGGAGTGCGGGTGCTGCCGCCCGCGCCCCGCCCGCGGCCGTCCCCGCGTCGGTGAACCTTACGGCCCGCGGGAGGGCGGCGGACCGCGACGAGACGGTCGTGAACGCGTCCGTCGGCGAGATTCGGCGGAACCAGCGCGTCAGCATCGACCTCGACGCTCGCCGGAACGCCCTTCTGAACCGCTCGAACGCCTCCGACGTGGCCATCTCGACTATCGACCTGACGCCGACGCGGAACGGGTCGTTCACCATGAACCTCACCACGGCCGAGCGAATCGAAGGCTCCCCCGAGTTCGAGACCGACGACGGGGCGGAGACGCTGTCGCACATCCGCGTCGACCACTCCATCTCGAACGCCGAGGTGAACGGCACCGTCGAAATCGGGTTCGAGGTGTCGAAGGCGCGCCTCGGAAACGAGAGCGTCGCGCCCGAGAACGTGGCCCTCTACCGATACGAGAACGGGTCGTGGACGGAACTCCCGACCGACGTCGTCGGCGAGACGAACGAGACGGTCCGCTTCCGCGCGGCGTCGCCCGGCCTCTCCGAGTTCGCCGCCGGGGCGAAGCGCGCGCGGTTCACCGTCGAGACGGTCGACGTGGCCGTCGCGGAGATAACCGTCGGCGACGGCGTGCGGGTCCACGTCACGGTCGGCAACGACGGCGGCGCGGACGGGGAGTTCCTCGCCCAACTCATCCTGGACGGTCGGCCCGTCGAGGAGCGCTCGCTCACCATCGCGGCCGGCGGGCAGCGACAGACGCTGTTCGACCACGCCGTCGTCGACGCCGGCGAGTACGAGGTCCGGGTGAACGACGTCGTCGCCGGGTCCGTCGTCGTTCGCCGACCCGTCGAGGAGGGATCGACGGGCGGTGCGGAGACGGACGAGTCGGCCACCGAACCCGCGGCGACGGACGCGAAAACGACCGCGCCGACGGTGACCGGCACCGACGTCGCCAGTCCCGTGTTCCACCCGACGGCGCTCGTCTTCGTGGCGCTCGCGTCCGTCGTAGCGCGGGTCCGCCGCCGTCGCTGA
- a CDS encoding sensor histidine kinase, with protein sequence MKLQTKLAVVLVAVTLILSGATYGGVELYKHEELQRSESAVEESASLGAAQIASSLDERADYIGYVASQPEVSNFSNNAAVIDGIVDNSRFSAVQVVGANGTVLAFDGQIDETVRAATVGSDVSDEAYFTAARYRGSSVSDPEFVPARDQYLVVVSAPILREGRVVGVLAASMYVSTDTFLEPVAPLARHDQRVTVSAGDAVLYESREPFERALTGRAAVEPYGWTVAVERDRSTLDERIRTLGAAQGAGLLLVLLLVGLLWWTEHRTTVGQTRRLLDGFEALRAGEYDRTLDLRSAEEWAQISDGFNALSTGLDERETAIREREQRLDVLNRVLRHNVRNEMNVVLGYADVVASRTGDPETARAAETILRRGERLVTVSEKARVFDRRLDATDPVSLDLVEAVENALADVRADHPEADLTATVPDSLAVRAVPGIGDAVRNVVENACVHHEVVPSVGVTVSADGDTATVAVADDGPGIPEHERSVLVEGEETALDHGSGIGLWVTKWLVGRSGGSVAFAENDPRGSVVTLRLLRADEAGSAGGRTGDADRADGSDGSDGSKR encoded by the coding sequence GTGAAACTACAGACCAAGTTAGCCGTCGTGCTCGTAGCGGTCACGCTGATTCTGAGCGGCGCCACCTACGGCGGCGTGGAACTGTACAAGCACGAGGAACTCCAGCGCAGCGAGTCGGCCGTTGAGGAGTCCGCCTCCCTCGGCGCGGCGCAGATAGCCTCCTCGTTGGACGAACGCGCCGACTACATCGGCTACGTCGCCTCACAACCCGAGGTGTCGAACTTCTCGAACAACGCGGCGGTGATAGACGGCATCGTCGACAACAGCCGGTTCTCGGCGGTGCAGGTCGTCGGCGCGAACGGTACCGTCCTCGCGTTCGACGGCCAGATAGACGAGACGGTCCGCGCGGCGACCGTCGGGTCCGACGTGAGCGACGAGGCGTACTTCACCGCCGCCCGCTACCGCGGGTCGTCCGTTTCCGACCCCGAGTTCGTCCCCGCGCGCGACCAGTATCTCGTCGTCGTCAGCGCGCCGATACTGCGCGAGGGGCGCGTCGTCGGCGTGCTCGCGGCCTCGATGTACGTCTCCACGGATACGTTCCTCGAACCGGTCGCGCCGCTGGCGCGCCACGACCAGCGCGTCACCGTCAGCGCCGGCGATGCGGTGCTGTACGAGAGCCGAGAGCCGTTCGAGCGCGCGCTGACGGGACGGGCCGCCGTGGAGCCGTACGGGTGGACGGTCGCCGTCGAACGCGACCGGTCGACCCTCGACGAGCGGATTCGGACGCTCGGCGCCGCGCAGGGCGCGGGACTGCTGTTGGTCCTGCTGTTGGTCGGACTGCTGTGGTGGACCGAACACCGCACAACTGTCGGGCAGACCCGGCGACTACTCGATGGCTTCGAGGCGCTCCGGGCGGGCGAGTACGACCGCACGCTCGACCTGCGGTCGGCCGAGGAGTGGGCGCAAATCAGCGACGGGTTCAACGCGCTCTCGACCGGACTCGACGAGCGTGAGACGGCCATCAGAGAGCGCGAGCAGCGACTCGACGTGTTGAACCGCGTTCTCCGGCACAACGTCAGAAACGAGATGAACGTCGTTCTCGGCTACGCCGACGTCGTCGCCTCACGAACGGGGGATCCGGAGACGGCGCGAGCAGCCGAGACGATACTCCGGCGGGGCGAGCGACTGGTCACGGTCAGCGAGAAGGCGCGCGTGTTCGACCGGCGCCTCGACGCGACCGACCCCGTCTCACTGGACCTCGTCGAGGCCGTGGAGAACGCTCTCGCGGACGTCCGAGCGGATCACCCCGAAGCCGACCTGACGGCGACGGTCCCCGACTCCCTCGCCGTCCGCGCCGTCCCCGGTATCGGGGACGCGGTCCGGAACGTCGTCGAGAACGCGTGCGTCCACCACGAGGTCGTCCCATCGGTCGGCGTCACAGTCAGCGCCGACGGGGATACGGCGACGGTCGCCGTCGCGGACGACGGGCCCGGCATCCCCGAACACGAGCGGTCGGTGCTCGTTGAGGGCGAGGAGACGGCGCTCGACCACGGCAGCGGCATCGGCCTGTGGGTGACGAAGTGGCTCGTCGGTCGCTCCGGCGGGTCCGTCGCGTTCGCGGAGAACGACCCCCGCGGAAGCGTCGTCACGCTTCGACTGCTGCGCGCGGACGAGGCAGGGAGCGCGGGCGGGCGAACGGGTGACGCGGACAGGGCGGACGGGTCGGACGGCTCGGACGGGTCGAAACGGTAG